A part of Streptomyces sp. NBC_01235 genomic DNA contains:
- a CDS encoding gas vesicle structural protein GvpA has protein sequence MTVVPAQQSGGGGGSSGLYDVLELILDRGLVIDAFVRVSLVGIEILKIDVRVVVASVDTYLRFAEACNRLDLEAGPRKSPGLPEIVGEVTESGARGKSKGALSGAAETISDAFHQARDEGSSGERESRPRPRKTTTTRRKEEQE, from the coding sequence ATGACCGTAGTCCCGGCCCAGCAGTCCGGTGGCGGAGGCGGCTCCAGCGGCCTCTACGACGTTCTGGAGCTCATCCTCGACAGGGGGCTCGTCATCGACGCATTCGTGCGGGTCTCCCTGGTCGGCATCGAGATCCTCAAGATCGACGTGCGTGTCGTCGTGGCCAGCGTCGACACATACCTGCGCTTCGCCGAGGCGTGCAACCGCCTCGACCTGGAGGCAGGGCCCCGCAAGAGCCCCGGGCTGCCCGAGATCGTCGGCGAGGTCACCGAGTCCGGCGCGCGCGGCAAGTCCAAGGGCGCGCTGTCCGGTGCCGCGGAGACCATCTCCGACGCCTTTCATCAGGCCCGTGACGAGGGCTCGTCCGGCGAGCGCGAGTCCAGGCCGCGGCCCCGCAAGACCACCACCACGCGCCGTAAGGAGGAACAGGAGTGA